Genomic segment of Athene noctua chromosome 22, bAthNoc1.hap1.1, whole genome shotgun sequence:
GAGGAGAAGGGTAAGATCAGGACGGAAGTGTGAGAGCAGTAGTGGGGCGGAACCCGTGCTGTGGAGGTAGTATACTTCTGCAGTCATCAGCTGGAGTCCAGGCTCATCTCAGAGGAGTAATAAAAGGGAGAAGATAACATCTTGCTTGGCCtacattaattaattttctttatgatCTGCCATTCTTCCCTCTTAAGCCAGGGCAGAAGCAATGCCTAAGCATGGGTTATACTGTATGGTTCATACCGGAGATCATATTAGCCAATTAAAAATGCTGCAGCACTTCTTATGGCAATCCCTTCAGACTGCTACACAACTTACATACAACTATACAACTTAATAATATTTACCAACATTATACAAGAGAGGCTTTGCTAACCCATAAGTTAATACTTACTATTACTTGTACTAGAGGATCTTTAATAATAATTTGGATATTGGTTTCATTTGCTTATATAAAGGAGACCATCTTTGCTGGAAAAGCTGCTTGATAGATTGCATGCCCTGCTTAAGAGCTGAGCAAAATTTTATCATTAGACATTTAACTTTGTCAAAACATGCCAGTTGGGTTCAATATTGGAGCTGCTAGGGCAAATCCTCCTGACTCTGAAAATTActtcctttagattttttttttttccctgcagcaaAATGCTAGCAAAATGCTATATTGCAGAGACTGgcctgctgcagcagaagtaggaacaaagggacaaaaaaaaaaaaggtttcattcGTCCTTTTCAAATGCTAGTTCACATGATAGGTCAAAGTATTTAACACCAAACTATGAATAATTTTTCAGGGCCCTTACAGTATCTCAGTATCTTATATTTACGCCAAGGAATGAATCTAGAATTTTACAATGGCTGATTATACCAGCTGACTTCACCATCTGAGAAAAAGTACACAGCACAGACTTCTTTCCAAATAAGTGCTTTTTAAATGTGTAGATGAAAGCAGCACTGGAACAGAGCTTTTGTAATTATCAGATTGCCCCAGCTATACTGAGTGTCATGTATCTCTCTAGTTTACAAAAGACTCTGGAAAACTCGGCAGCAGCATATACAAAACAGACTTCATTTGGTTCCCAGATCACAAACCAGACCAAACACTAAGGAGAACCATGATGGAAAAATTTGAGGTAAGTACAAGAAATTTCAAATGTAGGGCTGTGTGTGCCAGAATTCTAAACAGTGATGATCTTTGACTAATACTTAAATTATACTTTATATCCCTAAACAACTATATGCATAAAAGAAGGCACTGCAGCTCCACGGCCAGTTTACAGGATCCAGAGCTCCTTTGTATGTTTGATTAAAGTAGACTGCCTTTCCGAGGCAGACAAACAGCACATACTTCTTGGTACTTTCTGGTTGTTTCCCAGTTTTGGTTGTTTGCCTGGGGCGACCAGGGCACGTGAAGAAAATCATGTTACTACCAGCTACCATACCAACTGGGTATGGTGTCTTCAGGACATTCCATGGGCTACAATATGAGCTTGCTGGTAAAAAAGGATTCTTTTCATCAGCACACCTCTGATTTGTAGGAATGAACTGCACTTAAATGAGTCCCGGATCTTTCATAACAATACTTTTTCCCTAAGTATCATCTGCTAGAATGTCCCATTCTCCAAGGTGCTTCTCCACCCTAAATCTTCTCATCATTCTCTCCTGACAGACAGCTGGAGGGTAGTATATGTAATGCTAGTGCACAATGAAACGCTTATGAGGCACAAGACAATCAGCTTTTCatttacagacttttaaaatgtatctgcAAATTTGTGGTCCATGTGTTGAAATCAGACTAATCAGATCTCATGACATACAGATGTAGTTGCTTAATGTAACTGGATGTTTACTTTACTTGAAATGCAAATGCCCTTATTTTCAGGGagtgaaaaaaaagtagaagtaaTACAATACTGACAAAATGCTATCCCTGGTGGTACAGACTGACTCAGAAGCACACTACGCCATCTCAATGCTATGTACAAACAGCACGGTTTCATCTACATCTCATTTCAGGGCCTGCCAGTGCAGCACTTCTTCACCCATCATGATGAACCAAGAAGCCGAAATCTAGTATCGGAGTATGATGATAAATACAATAGACATGGTTACAACCCTGTGCTGCTTCCCCTCCACAGCCGGAATGAATACAAGTTTGCCTGGATTCCTAAGAAAGCAGATTACCCTATTCTTGGTAGTTTTTGGCATTATTAATTCAATAGATGGAACATGGTGCAGTGGTCAATATATAGACTTAGAGCCAAGAACCTCCTtctattttaattctgaaaatggGTCTTGTGCTGATTTTTTGCTACTTTCTTACCCAgtcagtagctttttttttttttttgattgataaAGTGGAAATGTTATCCATACAACAATACTTAATCACAACAGGAGGCAGTGAAGGATAACGTCAATGAACAGATTTCTTTCCCCTATGCAATAATGCAAGATGTCAGGTGAAAACAAGGAGAGGTGTGAGATATGACTAGCAGGAGAATTTATGGAGTATTACTATGTTTCTGAATTTAAGTGACATATACAGCTCTGCTAACTTTTTTCATATCTACCAGAGAGACTATGAAGAACCAGGACTCCTTACATTTATACTATCACTGCTATCCTATCAATATCTAACAGTGATTTTCCCTTTCATCCAGAGGGTAGACACACATTCCCTAGGAACAAAAAGATCTGTTTTGTCCTTAATCTGCTGTCAAAATAGTATAGATATTCCTTATGACAACTGTGGAGTAAAAACACCAGGACCAAAAACTTAATTCTGTAACTTCTAATACTTCATAATTTCTTGTCTCAGAACCACCCACCAACTACGGCCTTCTTGAGCACCTGATGAAAAAATGGCACAAGAAAGAATATGGAGTGATGAACAGTGTCTACACCACCTCCTATGAAAGCCCACCGATTTCTGCTTTTGCTACTCGTCAGCTGGGACAAGCAGCTACAACTCATGTCCTCCCTTCCaaccagggacaccttccccaaAACATTAGTAGAATCCTGGACTATGAAGGATGTCAGAAATATCTGCAAGTCATCCGCCAACTGGTGAGAGACAGAAAAGCAAGGGATGCCTCTGTAAACCGCTTAGGGTGAGCCTAAGTACTACTTAATATAGCTTGTTGCTCATGCACGTAAGAGTGATCTGTTCCATGCAGAAGGAATGAGAATTAGGTTATAGAGGCGGAGGGCTGCCTACTAGTTAGAAGAAGTTGCTGGGTTACATTCAGACCTGCAGATGGCTGGGAATATTTTAGAAGATATtaaatcactgaaaacaaaattttcatctGTTGGTTTCTAGTAAATGAATAGTtagagtaagaaaaaaagaaaacaaagttggaTTGAACCTGAAAGAATATAAATCTTTTAATTGCCCCTAGTGCTTCTTTCATTTTCACACAGCTTGCTCTACATTTCTTCAAAGAGTGGAATAGAAACTTGTGTTACTCCATAACGTGTCTGAAACATCCAAGAATGAAGTAAACATTTGAAGTGACTGCATACCTAGGGACAAGGTGAACCACGGTTTCTCCCAATGCAGTACGCAAGCAGACCTTGATTGCCCTTGGCTTTACATCCTGAATGGCACCTAGTGGTAGATAAGCTGCAAAGTGAGCTACATTACCTGACCTTACATTACCAAACAGTAAACCTAGAAGAAATTGCTGTAGGTGGCCTTTATACTGCTGGCCACCCCGATACTTTACTTGGTTAAGAAAGTATGTGAACAACCTATGTAAAAAGTGCTGACAGAAGTCCAAATTCTTACTGCGCTGCTGTGCATTTAAATCACGTTTGGTCCAGAGGAGATATTTGCAAGGGTCAGCTGCTATTAGTCTGAGGCTCAGTGATAAACTTGCAGCAAGTTAAAGGCTTAGATTAAATATATCTGGAATTAGTTCAATGCATATTTATCTCTTCATCAATTCTGCTCAAGATTAGCaataacataattatttttaggAACACGATAAAGCATGTTCTGAAGTCTTGGCATGGACAAGCCTCTGGCCATGATCTGTACAGAGTTTTTACCTCTGCAACATTTTGTTCACTGTGATTTAGGTTTGCTTTTTCAAGGTTGGCTTTTCAGCTGAAGGACATTGATGATTCAGATGTGTGTGTAGAGCAACAGTGGCACCTATTGGCAAAGGGATTCTTCACTAATTGGGAGACGTCCAAAAACGTCTGCAGGAGAGGAACCAGACCCTCGGCTGGCCGCAGGAACCAGAAAGCAGCATTGTTAATGAAATCTTTTAGAGATGCAAGAGCCCTGATAATTAGATAAGTATTGTGTAGGGGTTTTTTGGCTTCAAAGCCCCAGGGAGAACAAAGGCAATTAGAAAAAATTGAAAGCAAAATAGGTGAAAGTAGTCACTGAAACACAGCCAGCTATTAGTGCTGTGCTATAAAAAACACATTCtgttgaaaaagcatttttaaagtaaCCCATAAAGAAGGGGTTACAATGGAATAAAGAAGCCTTACAATGGAATGAAAATTGGTGGATACAGAAATTCTTGTATCCACAAGGAACTCCATCCAGATTAGTTTTATTGCCAATACAACtataaaaagtgtattttttctgtttgttaccTATGtgctaatatttttaatgaaaataccaGTCAGGCATGCATATTAACAGCACAACAAAGcctatataatatttataatatttagcccatataatatttaaaatacagcttaGAAAATTACACAAAGGTAGTCTTCATTTCACACAATTCTATCAGTTTGCTTAAAAATCTGGTCATCAATCATtcataattattaaatatttatagtaaattaaacatttatgGTTATTATCTACCGTGCTTCTAAAACCAAAGCTCAAATATGGAAAGACATGACCAGCCTGATGTACAGGGAGTTACTGAGGTGCACAATTACACATTACTGTGAGATTTGTATGAAAACATTAATTCCAAGTCTGTAAGCTGACTGGACAGGGCTCCCCAAGCACAGCTCTAATCTGTTCAACTATTGAGACATTTACAAGTAAAATATATGACTATGACACCCAAAGGAACCAAACAAAGCATTTTGGAACTGGATGAAATGCATTTTGCTTCTTAAATAGAAAACCGCACAACTCTGTAAGATATGTCAATTGTGATTAATAATACCCAGGAGCAAAATATCTGCTTTGAACTGTTTAACTGATAAGCTGTTTTCACTTTGGTAATACTAAATATGCGTCACAGATATCTAGCTAGCTTTTTTGGTGACTTAAGCCTCAAGATGAACTCATGACAGAAAGAGTCCAAGCTTCTCCATCTCTTAATCTCAGTTCAGTGAAGGTGGAATCAAACACAAACCAGCCAGT
This window contains:
- the CFAP107 gene encoding cilia- and flagella-associated protein 107 isoform X2; amino-acid sequence: MCALQKDGQNWWKIQPRYSNEVLIGNWLEERRRGLPVQHFFTHHDEPRSRNLVSEYDDKYNRHGYNPVLLPLHSRNEYKFAWIPKKADYPILEPPTNYGLLEHLMKKWHKKEYGVMNSVYTTSYESPPISAFATRQLGQAATTHVLPSNQGHLPQNISRILDYEGCQKYLQVIRQLVRDRKARDASVNRLG
- the CFAP107 gene encoding cilia- and flagella-associated protein 107 isoform X1, with protein sequence MCALQKDGQNWWKIQPRYSNEVLIGNWLEERRRFTKDSGKLGSSIYKTDFIWFPDHKPDQTLRRTMMEKFEGLPVQHFFTHHDEPRSRNLVSEYDDKYNRHGYNPVLLPLHSRNEYKFAWIPKKADYPILEPPTNYGLLEHLMKKWHKKEYGVMNSVYTTSYESPPISAFATRQLGQAATTHVLPSNQGHLPQNISRILDYEGCQKYLQVIRQLVRDRKARDASVNRLG